CCAGTAATCCATAATTCCAATCGCTTTGACGAAATTGTCGAGCGTGTAATTCTCGGGAAGCCAGACGACAATCGGCGAATACAGATCGCTCTTGGCCTTAAAGGCCGTGGATATCTTCTGGAGCACCGGATAGAGGATCACGAACGACAGGCCTGCAATGAGCGTCAGCCGCACGAAGGACCATACCCATTTCTTCCAGTGTTCGAGCGACAGTAAGCGGGTCGCATGCATTAGTCCCATCCTCCCTTTAATCATAGTAGAAGACCTTCTTCGAGATCAGATAGCTGCTGACGGCCAGAATTAAGGCCACTGCGGCGAAATACAGCCAGGCCATCGCAGAGCTTAGACCGAAGTTGAACTGGGTGAAGCCGGTCTCCCGGATCAGGTCAGTCATGGCGTTATTCGAGAAGGAATCAATAATCGTATAGATAGAATTTACCAGAATGAGCGGGCTGACCATCGGGAAAGTGATTTTCCAGAAGGCCTCATAGCCGGTTGCCCCTTCCATCTTGGACGCCTCATACAGCTGCGGCGAGATGGTCTGGATGCCGGCCAGGAAAATCAGAATCTGTACGCCGGACTGGCTCACAATACTATAGATGCGGCTCACGGCGCTGGTCAGATAGTTCACTACCCATTCGCTTAAGCCCGCGTCCAGCATCAGCCCCTCCAGCTCGAAGGTGCCAAGTCCCTGAATCGCTCCCGCACCGGCATTCTGATCGTTGACCGCCTGAATCAGGCTGGTGCTCTCCAGGCTCAAAATGACTCCGGAGGCCAGAATGACAGGCAGGAAGAAGATCGAGCGGGCCAGCGAGCGGCCGATGAATTTCTGATTCAGCAGCACTGCCAGAAACAGGCTGAAGATCACGATCAGCGGCACATTGATGACCATATTCATAATGGCATCGGCCAGCGAGCGGTTGAATTCGGTATTCACCGTCAGCGCTTCCACATAATTCTGGAAGCCGCTGAAATGAACAATCAGTCCGTCGGAATTGGCCTGCACCGAGCTTAAGCTGTAGCGCAGCGAAGACAACAACGGAATCAGGAAGAAGAAGATGAACCCCAGCAGCCAGGGCAGCACATAGAAGAAGCCCATTAATGCCTTTTGCTCATTGTAGGATCTGCGGTCCAGTCTAAGTATGGATTTCAAGATTGCTCACCACCCGTAATATAGCTTTCGGCCTCAACCGTCCGGCCCTCTGCAAGGACTGCGGTCTTATTGTAGTTGACGATGACAGACATCCCGTTACCGTAAGTGCTTTTATAGACACCGTCTGCCAGCTTCTCATGACCGGTCAGCCGCTGATGCTGAACGTTCTTCATCACTCCGTTCACTTCGGTGTATATCTCAGCCGCCTGGTCGATCCACTGCTCATAATGGACCGCATACAGGTTATCGAAGTCGGTATCTTTCACCTTGTAATTAGGCGCATACATCCATTCATAATAGAGGCCGGAGCCATACTCCAGGCTCTTCAGGATATATTGCCTTGGATTCGTGAACGTGGACAGGTTAAAAGGCTTGCCGGTGTAATTCACATATCCCCGCACCACCATCGGATAGAACGGAATCTCCTCATCCTCCAGCTTGAACCGGCTGCTGGACACCGGAGCATCCGTAATGTCAGAGAGATACGGAAGGGCGTAGGCATTCCCGCCGTCCGCGAGAATGCGCATGGACGCTCCGGTGATCTTCTCCAGCGACTGGACCGATATCTGTTCGGACGCAGACCGGTCAATCTCCTGGTTCTTGCGGAAATCGCTGTTCAATTGATCGGCCATATCCCTTAGCGAGATGCCGCCGGTCTGAAACGGCGCTATCTCCTTCAGCGTGGCATCGACATATCCGCCGATCCTGCTTGGCGAAATAATATAGGCTGGGGTAAAGGAACGGTCCCGCCGGTTCAAGGCCATATTGTATGGATAGACGGCTGCCGGAATCTCACTGAGCATCCGGGAAGCCTTCTGGTTAATCCGGAAGCCTGAGGTCTGGTTCGCCCGCAGCAGTGCCACGTCAGGGAAGAGCTCAATGTCTTGCTCCTTGGCGTATGCTGCCAGCCGGTTCAGCCCCTTGCTGCCGCCGATTGCCTTATCCACCGACAGCCGGTCCGGCACCTTGTGATCCAGGCCCCGGTTGAACCAACCGGCATATTTCAGCCTGATATTATCAATGCCGCGCTGCTTCATCTGCTTCAGAATGCTCTCGGCCTCTTCGAAGGTGGTCAGTGCCTCCAGCGATTGATAAGGAATGCCCAGGACATGCTTGGTCTTCGTGATTCCGCCCACCAGCTCCAGATAGAACGGCGTATTCATAGGTGCTTCTGCGGAAGCGGCCGGTTGTGCCTCAGGCAGTCCGCCATGCTTCGCCAGATAGCTCTGGTAATAACGCGCCATGCCCGGATAGGAAGCTTCCTCTCCGCTCAGGAACGCATAACGGACAACGTAATCTGTCTTGGGCGGCTCCTGCTGGAATTTCGGCAGGGTGCGGTTCTGATCGCTTGACGTCAGGGTAAGATCTCCCTTGGCAATCAGAGTAAAGCTCGGATACACATAGTTGTATCCGTTCAATCTGCCGCTGGTATCTGCGTTGATGGTGGCAAGAGAAGCCCCTTGTTCAATAATGCCCAGCATGGCGCCTTCCTCCCGGATCAGGCCGAACACCGGCAGCTTGACCTCCTGCTGCTGCGCATAGGCATCCGTGGTCTCCATCGTCCCGTCCACACCATACACCGCCTGCTTATAAGCGGGATAACGGGTCTTGCCGTTGTTGAAATGAATCAGCGCTCCTGAGCCGTCCGGCACCAGGATGGACCCGGAATCCTTGCTCCCTCCGGCACCCAGGAAGCTCAGCAGGGAGATGTCATTCACCGGATAATCCGCAGGATAGCGGATATCCGCTGACGGAACCTTGACGACCAGCTGGTCCCCGTCCAGGGCATATTCAATGGCGAGCTGGAAAATACGCGGCGCAGGCTTGGTCTGGCTGAGGTTGTTCTCGGCGATATCCTGCTGCAGATCCTCCTCGGTATATCCCGCCTTCTCGAAGCCCTTCAGCGTCCGCTCCAGCTGAAGCCCCTTCAGCGCTTCATCGTTTCGCGTATAGACTCCGTTCTCCTCATCGAAGGTGTAGGCAATTTTCATCGTCCGCTGCCCGGTCTTATCCATCTTGCTCATGATCTTCTCCTCGAACCGCTCCTTGCCCATCTTCATCGGCAGGTCCTCCGCTGTTGCAGCGGTCGTTCCGAACTGGTAGAAGACCTTGACGCCCTCAGGCGTCAGTTCCAGCTTCATTTGCTTATGGGCCACGCTGTCCGTATATGAATTCACAGAGCTGACCTGACCCAGGTTGTTATAGAAATCCAGCTTGAGCTGCGCGGACAGCAGGTCTTTATTATCCCCGCTGGCCTTGGCATCCGCTTCACGGTCCAGCGGGTTGCTGTACCAGACCGTCCCGTCCGACAGATTCTTGACGGCGATCCCTCCGGTAGCTTCATCCATGAACAGGCGGAGCTGCGCGTTCTCGAGCACACCTGTCATCCCGCTCACCCCAGTATCAGTGAAGGCAGATTTCAGCGCGCTCCCTTCCGTAAAGGACACTTCAAGATTCGGTTCATGCCCGCTGGCCTGGCTGTCTGAACTTGATGCCGAACAGCCAGCCAGCACACTCATACTGAAGAGAATCGAGAGCAGCATGATTAACGGCTTCCTCATTCCCGGTCCTCCTCCTATCTCCTCAAGACAATTTCTTGGTATATGGTCGAGACGAATGCAATCATCTGCTGAACCAGACTGAAGAACAGCAGGGTCAGGAAAGCCATGAAGGCCATAGCGAGCAGCGTCAGCAGAATCGTCCCGATCGTTTTGGACGGGGAGAACTGATGAACGGTCATAATGCCCACATACAGCAGCAGTCCCGACCAGAGGATGGCAAAGTTTTTGAAAAAGTAATAAAAAGAGCTCTCCTGGGCCGAGATGAAATTGCTGATCCAGATCCATGGGAAATTAATCAGCACGATCGGAAGCAGTGCGAAGCAGGTGGTAATAAAAATCTCCACGAACTTCCCCTCCCCGTCCATCAGCGTGGTCAGCGACCAGTTCGCCACACACCAGAACAGAACAGGAACCAGCACATAGACCGCTTCCAGCAGGCTGTTCAGATACCGCGGATTATTCATGTTTACCAGGAATCCGCTGTATTGATCGCCCAGAACATTCGTCAGAATCAGCATAAACAGAATGCCGAAGGAGATGATCAGACTGGTTTTTTGACTGCGTTCATATTTGAGGTCCCAGTATCCGTTGAACGGATGAACCATCACATACAGCGGATGTTGCAGCGCTTCTCTGTTCAATGGAGCTCCACCTTCTTTCTGGCCTTCATTTTCCGGTACATTCTCAGGCCCAGCCATAGGGCTAACAGTGCGATCAGAGCCGTCATAATGGTGGAGAAATGTCCCCGAAGCACTTCTTTACGGTAGAGCAGGAACGCTTTGGAATAGTTGGTCCGGTCCATGCTGCGCTCGAAATACTCCGCCGATTCCTTGTACTCGCCTTGCCGCAGATACGCCTTGCCTATACCCGCATATGCATATTCCATATTCGCATTCAAGTTGACGACCTTGCTGAACTCCTGGGAGGCCAGCTCCTCATCACCGTTATAGTAGCTGCGTACTGCACTGTTCAGCGTTCTTCCGTACTCTGTGGTCTGGAATACCGTAATCTCACCCAGTGCCTGGTCCAGCACCAGAATATCGTCACCGCTATGCTCAATGGCAACCGGAGTGTTGAATTCGCCCAGACGGTTACCGATTCCGCCGAAAATGTACAGCAGATAGCCGTCCCCGTTGTACGTGAACACCCGGCCCCGGCTGGCATCCAGCACTGCGTATATTTCACTGTCGCTCACATCAATATCCACGAGCCGCGGGGCACCGCCTGAGCGCGTGGAGTAGAGCAGATCACCGCTGGGCTTGTAATAGCCCTCTCTCCGCAGAATATCTGCTCCCTGCGCATTCAGCTTCTTGATCGGGTCCCCGTAATCGTCACCGTTGGTAGCGTACAGAAAGCCTTCGTCATTAATGTCCAGATTCGTGAACTCGGTTGGCGTATACATGACCATCTGCTCGCGCTGCGCCTTGGTGGAGATCGATTTCCAGAAATACTCCACCGCATCGACATGCACCCGGTTCGCGCCAATGAACGATTTGAACACACCATCCGCCCCGAATTCCATGAATCCGTCGAAGACGCCGGCTGACATCACATAGATGCGGTCCGCCTTGTCTACAGCAACACGGACAGGCTGAAATTCAAAGTTCGCCTGCAATAGCTCGGACTTCGGGGCTTCAATGATCCCCACAGCCTTGAAGCTGCTGTCGAGATGGACGATACGCTTATTGCCCGTATCCGCGACATATACTTCCTTCTGCTGCGTCACATAGATACCCTGCGGATTGTTGAACTTCTCCGCCTTCCCCTTGAACTGGAATGCGTCTACCGCCTTGACGGATTTGTAGTCCTGATCCAGTATTACAAACCGGTTATTTCCGCTATCCAGAACATAGATCTGCTTATCCGCCGTAACCTGAATATCCTGCGGATTGTTGAATGGGCCCGCACCGGAGCTGGCACCCGTGATGAGCTTAGTAGCCTCGTAGGCGGACGGAGCCGCCACCGCATTCCCCCAGTATGAATAATTGTAGGAAGGGGCTGCGCTCTCTGCCAGGGCCAGCTCTCCGCCAAGCCCCAGACTGACCAGGCAGCACAAGGCCAGCAGACCGGTTCTCAGTTTCTTTATCCTTGCGACCATTGTCACCGTTCCTCCTCTCTACTCTTTCATACCGGATGTGGCCATCGTCTGGATGACACTGCTCTGTGAAATAATGAACAACAGAATCGGCACGGTCATCAGCAGCAGAGCGACTGCCGCTCCGACCCCGGCACGCGCAATCCCGCCTTGGATGACCTGGCTGAGTGCGTAGTGAAGTGTCTTCAGGTTCTCACTGTAGATGAAGCTTCCTCCATCGGTACCCCACAGCGCCGGAAATTGCAGAATCATCAGCGTCAGCCAGGCCGGCTTCACATTCGGCATTACGATTTGCCAGAACACGCGGTACTCGTTCGCACCGTCGATTTTGGCCGCCTCAATCAGTGCATCCGGGATCTGCTCCATGAACTGCTTCATCAGGAACAAACCTAGCGAGAAGGCCAGTGACGGCACGATAATCGCCGCTTGGGTATTGATCCACCCCAGCTGTGACATGACCAGATAGTTCGGTATTGCCGTAACATGCGGCGAGAACATCAGGGACAGCACTACAATTTTGAACAGGACGCTTGAGCCCGGGAATTTGAACTTGGCCAGCGGATACGCCGCTGCCGACGCCAGCAGGATATGTCCTGCGGTTCCTACCAGTGTGATCAGCAGTGTATTCGCAATGTATCTGGTGAACGGCACCCAGGAATTGCCCATGATCACCATCAGATCGGTGAAGTTCTCCAGCGTCGGGTTCCGCACCAGGAATCTCGGCGGGAAGATGAACAGCTCATCCAGCGGCTTAAAGGCATTGTTCACCGTGTAGATCAGCGGAAGAACCATGAACGCACCGAAGCCCAGCAGCAGGCCGAAGAGCATAAAGCTGACAGCAAAGGACCGGTTCAGTCTTTTTTGAGGGCGAAGGGCCCCTATCACTCTTGAATACAGGGTCATTCACCCACCTTTCTGAGCAGCTTCTGGGTCATCATGTTAGTTCCGAGCATAATTGCGAAGAGAATGGTAGCAATAGCAGAGGCATAGCCCATCTCAAAGCGCAGTGTCCCGTAATCCATCAGATGCGTTACCACCGTATGTCCCGCATAGTTGACGCTCGGGAAGCCAGCAAGTGCAATGGAAACCTCAGCCACCGCGAAGGAGGCGGTAATCTGCATGACCGCGCCGAACATCAGCTGCGGACGCATGGACGGCAATGTAATGAACCACAGCTCCTGCCAGCGGTTCCTGATCCCGTCCATCGCTCCCGCCTCGAACAGCGTCTGGTCCACGGTCTGAAGTCCGGCGATGAACGCCAGGAAGCTTGTGCCGAGACTCAGCCAGAGCTGCACAATAATGACAATGGCGAGAATGTACTTCTCGTTCTGCAGCCATTGAATCGGCTCCAGCAGCACCCCGATCTTCATCAGGAAACCGTT
The sequence above is a segment of the Paenibacillus sp. FSL R7-0204 genome. Coding sequences within it:
- a CDS encoding carbohydrate ABC transporter permease gives rise to the protein MKSILRLDRRSYNEQKALMGFFYVLPWLLGFIFFFLIPLLSSLRYSLSSVQANSDGLIVHFSGFQNYVEALTVNTEFNRSLADAIMNMVINVPLIVIFSLFLAVLLNQKFIGRSLARSIFFLPVILASGVILSLESTSLIQAVNDQNAGAGAIQGLGTFELEGLMLDAGLSEWVVNYLTSAVSRIYSIVSQSGVQILIFLAGIQTISPQLYEASKMEGATGYEAFWKITFPMVSPLILVNSIYTIIDSFSNNAMTDLIRETGFTQFNFGLSSAMAWLYFAAVALILAVSSYLISKKVFYYD
- a CDS encoding DUF5696 domain-containing protein, translating into MRKPLIMLLSILFSMSVLAGCSASSSDSQASGHEPNLEVSFTEGSALKSAFTDTGVSGMTGVLENAQLRLFMDEATGGIAVKNLSDGTVWYSNPLDREADAKASGDNKDLLSAQLKLDFYNNLGQVSSVNSYTDSVAHKQMKLELTPEGVKVFYQFGTTAATAEDLPMKMGKERFEEKIMSKMDKTGQRTMKIAYTFDEENGVYTRNDEALKGLQLERTLKGFEKAGYTEEDLQQDIAENNLSQTKPAPRIFQLAIEYALDGDQLVVKVPSADIRYPADYPVNDISLLSFLGAGGSKDSGSILVPDGSGALIHFNNGKTRYPAYKQAVYGVDGTMETTDAYAQQQEVKLPVFGLIREEGAMLGIIEQGASLATINADTSGRLNGYNYVYPSFTLIAKGDLTLTSSDQNRTLPKFQQEPPKTDYVVRYAFLSGEEASYPGMARYYQSYLAKHGGLPEAQPAASAEAPMNTPFYLELVGGITKTKHVLGIPYQSLEALTTFEEAESILKQMKQRGIDNIRLKYAGWFNRGLDHKVPDRLSVDKAIGGSKGLNRLAAYAKEQDIELFPDVALLRANQTSGFRINQKASRMLSEIPAAVYPYNMALNRRDRSFTPAYIISPSRIGGYVDATLKEIAPFQTGGISLRDMADQLNSDFRKNQEIDRSASEQISVQSLEKITGASMRILADGGNAYALPYLSDITDAPVSSSRFKLEDEEIPFYPMVVRGYVNYTGKPFNLSTFTNPRQYILKSLEYGSGLYYEWMYAPNYKVKDTDFDNLYAVHYEQWIDQAAEIYTEVNGVMKNVQHQRLTGHEKLADGVYKSTYGNGMSVIVNYNKTAVLAEGRTVEAESYITGGEQS
- a CDS encoding YIP1 family protein, whose protein sequence is MNREALQHPLYVMVHPFNGYWDLKYERSQKTSLIISFGILFMLILTNVLGDQYSGFLVNMNNPRYLNSLLEAVYVLVPVLFWCVANWSLTTLMDGEGKFVEIFITTCFALLPIVLINFPWIWISNFISAQESSFYYFFKNFAILWSGLLLYVGIMTVHQFSPSKTIGTILLTLLAMAFMAFLTLLFFSLVQQMIAFVSTIYQEIVLRR
- a CDS encoding carbohydrate ABC transporter permease, with protein sequence MTLYSRVIGALRPQKRLNRSFAVSFMLFGLLLGFGAFMVLPLIYTVNNAFKPLDELFIFPPRFLVRNPTLENFTDLMVIMGNSWVPFTRYIANTLLITLVGTAGHILLASAAAYPLAKFKFPGSSVLFKIVVLSLMFSPHVTAIPNYLVMSQLGWINTQAAIIVPSLAFSLGLFLMKQFMEQIPDALIEAAKIDGANEYRVFWQIVMPNVKPAWLTLMILQFPALWGTDGGSFIYSENLKTLHYALSQVIQGGIARAGVGAAVALLLMTVPILLFIISQSSVIQTMATSGMKE
- a CDS encoding carbohydrate ABC transporter permease, with the translated sequence MVQIHNTTEPALQGLAGGPLKESRLAQLWKDIKKSKHYYFMMSPYMIIFFLFTVIPVVVSFGLSFFYFNMLETPRFIGWENYSRLLLGDDVFMIALKNTFLFAVITGPLSYIACFLFAWLINELSPFVRSLMTLVFYAPSISGNVFFIWLIVFSGDSYGYLNGFLMKIGVLLEPIQWLQNEKYILAIVIIVQLWLSLGTSFLAFIAGLQTVDQTLFEAGAMDGIRNRWQELWFITLPSMRPQLMFGAVMQITASFAVAEVSIALAGFPSVNYAGHTVVTHLMDYGTLRFEMGYASAIATILFAIMLGTNMMTQKLLRKVGE